The DNA segment AAATAAATCATTAGATGATATGTAGATGAAAGTTGCCTAGCTAGCCAGATATCAAATGCCTCAAACTATACCTAGGATCCAAATGCTCAACATTttttgagtaaataaatatatgattgaaatattgatatttttataccATACATGCAAAAAACTTTGTCAAGAAATGATCTCATGAAGCTTTTTAAGAataccttttaaataaaattttattattcaaCCATACCATTGTTTTATATGCATTAAAGTTTAAAGTAacatataaacaataaaattgaatataaataaaatcaatcagcagatgaatggacaagaaagctgtggtacatatacacaatgaagtattactcagccattaaaaagaatacatatgaatcagttctaatgaggtggatgaaactggagcctattatacagagtgaagtaagccagaaagaaaaacaccaatacagtatactaatgcatatatatggaatttagaaagatggtaacaataaccctgtgtacgagacagcaaaagagacactgatgtgtagaacagtcttatggactctgtgggagagggagagggtgggaagatttgggagaatggcattgaaacatgtaaaatatcatgtatgaaacgatttgccagtccaggttcgatgcacgatactggatgcttggggctggtgcactgggatgacccagagggatggtatggggagggaggagggaggagggttcaggatggggaacacatgtatacctgtggcggattcattttgatatttggcaaaactaatacaattatgtaaagtttaaaaataaaataaaattaaaataaataaataaatacatataaaaaataaataaaaataaaataaaattttttaaaaaatctaaaaaaaaaaaagaaatgacagtaTTTCAGAGTGAATAAAAAATCACAaaggtaaaaagcaaaaaaacaaaaataatttagtgTGTAACTTAAAAGCATCACATTCTTATCATTGACTCCCTATAAAAAGATTACAAATACATTTGTAACTACATTTAGTTTGGATGTTATCATTGGTGGTATTGACTGAGtaattctaatttctttttgtgTGGATTTTAGCATTGGACAAACTTATATTGATGTTGAGAATATCACTAtaggaaaaacagaaagtaagGGAGAAATAAATATGATAGGAAAATAATTCAGTAGAAAAATTAGAAGCAATAGTGTAAAATAATGGTTTCTTAATGTGTTATATTCCAGCATTGTCTTTTGAAAGATCCAAACATTGACAGCATTACTATGCTCTAAAATCAAGGAGAAAATTCCAAAATGACATAGAAGCCTTCTTAAAAGCCAAATTTGTACAAgagtactgaaaagaaaaattaccatAGAAACAAAGAATCAGAGCATTTTGAGAAAGGATACATAGTGGCACCACTGTAAATATAAATAATGCTATGGATAGTGATGTGAATATGAATGTATCATGAATAAGGGAAACTCTATAAAAGAATTGTAATGCCAAATCAGTCACAtatgaagaagggaaaaaattaatagtcactatatcaaaacctcatggCACAGGGAACACTTTACACTTGACTTCCATGATACCATGCTCACCAGCTGTTTGTCCCTCCTATTTCACTGTATGTTCTTCCTACATATTTTTCAATACCTCCTTGTTATTACCTTCTGGATGTTGGATGCAgatattaaagtaaataaaataattggaagaaaatataagtaAGTGTATGACATGATTAGGACTATTAAAGCCTTTCACATAATAATAgattcagaaacaaacaaacaaaaaacagtaaatGATTTTACTGTGATTTAACCAAATTTTCTGTATACCATCACCACAAAttgcattaaattttaaataaaaaactgtGAAATAGGATTTATTACATATGAGATCTGCACAGACTTAATATCCTGAACATATGCAAATATCTCAAGAAAGCATAAGGAATTACTTCAACAACAGTGAAAAGGTAGTAATATTATGTTCAAACATTActgataaatatttgcaaattagtACATGTTATTAGCAATTATAAAATGTGCATTAACATGAACAAAATGTTACTTGGTTCATCATTTTGGCAAAGATTTAGTATTCTCATGACACATTCTGACCTTGATGTTATTAATGCATCTTCCAGTCTCCAAGGACACTGTCCCAATTCCTAGGTACATTAGTtagcttttgttttgctttgttttttcctatATGAATATTTTACATTCATTAGTGACTTTGGAGCATGGTCAccaaggacacttttttttttatcatagttAATCTTACCTGTTACAGGTTGACCATATACAAAAAGCATCCTCAATCATATCTGTGGTGAAACTTCAGGGAACCACTCCATGTTAAATTGTTGGGTCAGGCCATCAACTTtgcaaaaatgaaagagaattttgttttccttggcCTGTTTACTAGTCTTTCCTTCTATCTATATTTTGTGGAAATaggtcatttttaaattttgacaaaTTTTTGTCATTCATGGTAAATGTTAGGCACAGGGATATAAGAATGGATATAACTTGTTCATGCATTTCCATTACTATCTTTGAGTGAGTGTTAAGTGGAAAAGAATCACTAGACTACATCCATGTCACTACTAATAACTGGTTTAATTGTGAGACtatgtggggagaaaaaaaatctgaagcctGAATGACAGACTAAAGTGTAAGTACTTGCATATTTTTCAAATCAGTATCTTTTTCTATTCAAAatttgggaaaaaattaaaacagttccttttctggagaagggagtgcTACTTCTGTGATGGAAAAGATCTGGTTATTTGGCCTGAGGCCATAGAATGTGCCTTGGTTTTAGGAGAGAgtatattttcctctatttcatagAAAGATGCCCGTTAGTCATTTGTATGACCTTGAAGAATTCATTCTCCCTCTctgaactttgttttctttcttcataaaACTTGCCATGCTTTAGAAATCAGTGACTTGAGTCTGAAAATTCTCTTGTCCAAAGTAGGTTAAAgcatctctgtttttctctttgctcGATGACCTTTTACCAGTGGAGCAGAATGTGGCTctggaggggaaaaaatgctGGCCAGGGGCCTGAGCCCATCAGATGACAAATTCTGTAGATCTAAGGAAgtccctaggcttccctggtggctcagtggtaaagaagctgcctgccaatgcaggagatactggttcgatctctggtttgggaaaatcccctggagaagggaatggcaacccattccagtatgcttgcctggagaatcccatggacagaggagtctggtaggctataattcacagggtcacaaagagatggacacaactgagcaactaacactcttaacactttcagtgttttatttatatatatatatatatatataatgcacacacatatatgctgaccaggagaatttattattttaaagttttgtttaaatggtgtgtgtgttcactcagtcctgtccgactctttctgatcccatggactgcagcctgccaggctcccctgtccaagggatttcccaggcaagcatactagagtgggtagccattccttttacCTTCATTTAAATGGTATGATCTTTGACATTCAGTGACTGAGTGGATGTTAACCCCATCTATGTGAATATAACCTGTGCCAAATCATAGTACAATAGTccagatgtatttttttaaaggttttctgAATTAACATTGAGGAAAAGTGTAGAAATAAAACAGTGTTATAGAATACTACAGTGTCAGGTAATATGGCCAAATATCAGAGTTTACCttgattttctaaaaattataaagGTTTACCATAGTTTAACATTACAGAAAAGTTAACAAATGGCATGGGTCCACTGCTGTGGATAGAAATAGAGCATTAAGACTATACCTTATAAGCTGTAGATATACCTAGACCTTTATGCTGATACCTGAATAGAGTTACTGtcctgatttcttcttttttaatgtaaattttttatatttcccaAAATGAAGAAGGTGAGGAGTGGCATTATTTTCCCCTTTTGCAAACCACAATGTTTGCCTTAACACAGGACAATGAGTTCTCATATCTGCTTCTAATAATGTGTGCTCAGGCCCttggttgtgtcctactctttgcaaacccatagcccgccagggtcccctgtccatggaatttcccagccaagaatactggagtgggttgccatttccttctccataatgtCTTGGTTTCTAACTCCATAGATTTGCTGTGCTTATCTTTGAAATTTCTGTGAATGGAATTCTTTTATGTCTTGCTTCTTCACTCAaaattttgttagaactctccatgCCATTGCATGTAGCAGTATTATTAACCATCATTGTTTTACTCttccattttatgaatataattacaatttaaaaattgattctATCATTGGAAGTCATTTTAGTGTTTTGAGTTtttcaattattaaaaataatgccactttgaattttcttaaacattcatttatttgaacTACATATGTATGCATTTCTATTGGGCAAATACTTAGAATAATAATATCCTGTTTCACACATACCTGGACATTAAACTCAATAAACATATTCAAAAAAGTTTTAATAGtgtctttaaaaatgtacacACCAACTAAGATTACAATACATTCTTAAAGATACTTGGTATGGTCCATCCATTTAATGTTAGTTATCCTCATGATTGTATGCTAGTTGTGAATTTAATTTCCTTTCCCCTAAACCCTAAAAAGATTACATTTCATATATTCACTGGTATTTAGATGTCCTCTTTTGTGAAGAAACTTGTCTAATTTTTACTGGGCTTGGTTTTGTCTTATTGATTTGTAGTAGAGTTTTATAAATGCTGGGTTCTGTCTTTGAGAGTTTTTGCGAATATCTTCTCTTACTCCATGACTAGTCTTCTTTAATCAATTGTATGCATTGTATATAAAACCTACATATATAACACTCTAgtgaattatgaaaaatatatacatacatcctcATAACCACTACTAAAATCAAGATACATAATTCTATGTAGCATTCCATGTTTATAAatatcacaatttgtttatttataatcTCTTAGTGTTTCCTTATATTACATTCCACTTTTAGTTATTTTGAATAAAGATCCAATTGTCACGATTTTctatgaaatacatatatttttctcctCATAGTAAATTCTTAGGGACAGAGTTGATATGTcatatttgaactgtggtgctggagaacactctttaGAATcacttggcctgcaaggagatcaaaccagtcaatcctaaaggaaataaaccctgaatattcattggaaggactgatgctgaagctgaagctccaatactttggcctccttgtgcaaagagatgactcattgggaaagatcctgatgatgagaaagattgaaggcaaaaggagaaggaggtggcagaggatgagatggttaaatagcatcaccatcTTAATGTACGttaatttaagcaaactccagcagatgatggaggacaaaggagcctggtgtgctacagtccatggggtcacagagtaagACATGTCTCAGTGACAGAACAGTCTTTTCTAAGCAatcctttctttcatttcatcCTCTCTCTAAGAGGTTCTCATAAATAAGGTGACTTCATTTAGGCTGATAATCCCCAAATTTGTATCTGCACGAAGAATGCATCCTATGGTATTCTGACTTCAATATTCAATTTTTTGGACATCTAGATCAGACTTAGAGGGTTTGAAATTAGACTTTTCCTTGGACAAGTCtacatggcttttattttcactttttaaaaaatgtctttctaAAGAAAGATAGTTTTTTGTTAGGTCTATTATCTATTTCAAgttcattttttattgtgttcatttttatgtcaGTTATATGGAATTGACTTGAGAATGCTGTTTACTTCTTGTATATGTCTGTGGATTTTCAGTCAGTTCTATCAATTAATTAGTAAGAGAATCTCCAACTATAATTGTTAATTTATCTATTTCATCTTTCATTTATGGCAGTTTGTGCTGTTctgtcgcttcagtagtgtctgactttttggaccctatagactatagaccaccaggctcctcatccatggggattctccaggcaagaatacaggagtgggttgctgtgcactcctccaggggatcctcctgacccagggatcaaacctgtgtctctaaaatcacctgcattgtcaggcaggctctttaccactggtgccactttAGAAGCCCTTAGGCCAGTTTACCCTTCATATATTTTGATGCATTATCAGATACATAAATAACTAGAAACTATGTTCTTGGTTATTGGACTCAATTATCaatatgtaattttcttttgtatGCTTGTTAATTTTCTTTGGTGGCAATATGCACTCCAGCATTCTCTTGATTATGCTTTGGATGATATAATTTTtctactcttttatttttaatctatacaTGTTATTATATTTGAAGTGGAGTGCTTGTATATAGCATccagaaaagtaattttttaattgttcttaTAATCTCTTTTGATTACCATGATATGTTTTGATCACTTATAGGCAGTGTATCATCATTTCTGTTTGGACTTCTATCATTTTGTTAGCTGATTGTTCTTTGTTCCCATTGctgttcattcttttctttatactttCCTGCCTTCAACTGAATAGTTTAGTGTTCCATTTTAATTTAAGAATGTTTTTTACCATATCATTTCTTAAAAGTTTGTATGTGATCTGTAAATTATAATCTACACATTGAACATTTCACAAACCACTTTGATATAATATTTTGCCACTGAGGTAGAATGTAACAGAAAAAATTGTTACACTttactcttttccttttcattatggttATCATATTTTGTCTATATACAGTGTCAATTCCATCAGATTGTGTTATGGATTTTGCTTTCGACAGATGTTTCAAAGGATTTGTATAGTAtggtattttcctttttgtttttaaatgtttcgTAGGAATCTACAATTAAGTCATCTGAGGCTACAGTTCTCTTTGTagaataatttaaatatgtatttggttactttgggcttccctggtaactcagatgttaaaaaatctgcctgcaaagcaggagatctgggttctatcccgggattgggaatatcccctggagatgggaatggctacttactccagtattcttacctggagactttcatgaacagagaaggctggtgggttacagtccataggattgcaaacagTTGACATGAttgtgtgactaacacttttacttttcatttttttactgtaatgttaaaaatagaactatataGGTTAGGTATTTAATCTTGCATTAACTTTAGTAGAttgtatttttcatagaattcattcattcattcaggttgCTGAATCCATTTAGCAGATTTTTTCAAAACatgacatttttatcttttcaatagCTGTATAATTTATAATGATGTCATACCTCACATTTctgataaattcttttttttttttcaagatcagTCTCAATGACAGTTTTATCAATGTTATTAATCCTCTCCAAGAATCAGCTTTTGATTATATTCATTTGtctcttgtttctgttttccattctattgattttttaaaaaattgttttcttttatctatTTGGATACCTTCTCTTTGACTTTTTACATGTAGATTACCTAAAACATCAAAGGTGGTCATGAGAAATCACACAGTCATAACAACATTCATCTTGTTGGGACTTACAGAGGACCCACAGCTGCAAGTTCTGATTTTTGCCTTCTTGTTTCTTACTTACCTGCTGAGCATTACTGGAAATCTGACTATTATCATTCTAACATTCCTGGATTCTCATCTTAAAACacctatgtatttttttcttagaaacttCTCCTTCTTAGAAATCTCATTCACAACGGTCTGTATTCCCAGATTCCTGTATAGCATATCAAGTGGGGACAATACCATTACTTATAACGCCTGTGCTagtcaaatatttttcattggattTTTTGGGGCCACAGAGTTTTTTCTCCTGGCAGCCATGTCCTATGACCGATACGTGGCCATCTGTAAACCCCTTCATTACATGACCATCATGAATGGTAGAGTCTGCACCATCCTTGTGTTCTGCTGCTGGATCTCTGGGCTGATGATCATCATCACACCACTCAGTATGGGCCTCCAACTAGAATTCTGTGACTCCAATGCCATTGATCATTTTGGCTGTGATGCAGCTCCTCTTCTTAAGATCTCATGCTCAGATACATGGTTCATTGAACAAGTGGTTATAATTTGTGCAGTGGTGACATTCATCATTACATTGATAGGGGTTGTTCGTTCTTACGTGTGTATCATCAGGACAATTCTAAGATTTCCCTCTGCATCACAGAGAAGAAAAGCTTTTTCCACTTGTTCTTCTCACATGATTGTTGTTTCCATTACCTATGGCAGCTGTATTTTTATCTACATCAAGCCTTCAGCCAAAGAAGAGGTGGACATTAACAAAGGGGTGTCTGTGCTCACTACATCTGTTGCCCCGCTGTTGAACCCTTTTGTTTACACTTTGAGGAACAAGCAGGTGAAACAAGCTGTCAGTGACATAATTAAAAAAACCTGCATTTTTCTTACACAATTAAGAGCATAATGGATTTAAACCATCAGATAAAAATAAGGTATTGCttacttaaacatttttctctGGAAATCCTAATTGTGAAACTATTTAGAACAAATCATTTATCCCTCTCTTTAATCTCAATCAAAATGATTTAAGTCATTAAAAGAATATGAGAATTTATTTCTCAGAAACAAAGTCTTCCTTCATCTCTCACTATGTTTTTCTAATATTattcaaaaaaataattgtatgccATGTTAAATATAGTATCTATGATTCCTGGGAAAATTCAGAACAATAGTTTTGCTGGACTCATTTAATTTGCATACGTATAATAaatatactctggagaaggaaatggcaacccactccaatattcttgcctggaacattccatgagCAGAGGCGCCTTCTGGGCTCTACAGTCCATAcaatcagaaagagtcagacacaactgaggaattTTCACAATCACACTCAATAAATATACTGAAAGAAACATGTGACATATAGGAAGaaatatttcatctttgtttaAAGTATTAACAAGAcaaacattaaaatgaaagaactcaaagtaggagggaggagggttcaggatgggaaacacgtgtatacctgtggtggattcatgttgatatatggcaaaaccaatacaatattgtaaagttaaaaaataaaaaaaaattaaaaataggcttGTCAACTAAATCATATTGTAAGccaaacatgaaaataaatatcaaGCATCTGAGAACAAAAGCGAGTTTACTTCAAGAAACAGGTGAAAATTTTAGA comes from the Bubalus kerabau isolate K-KA32 ecotype Philippines breed swamp buffalo chromosome 1, PCC_UOA_SB_1v2, whole genome shotgun sequence genome and includes:
- the LOC129641580 gene encoding olfactory receptor 6C2-like; this translates as MRNHTVITTFILLGLTEDPQLQVLIFAFLFLTYLLSITGNLTIIILTFLDSHLKTPMYFFLRNFSFLEISFTTVCIPRFLYSISSGDNTITYNACASQIFFIGFFGATEFFLLAAMSYDRYVAICKPLHYMTIMNGRVCTILVFCCWISGLMIIITPLSMGLQLEFCDSNAIDHFGCDAAPLLKISCSDTWFIEQVVIICAVVTFIITLIGVVRSYVCIIRTILRFPSASQRRKAFSTCSSHMIVVSITYGSCIFIYIKPSAKEEVDINKGVSVLTTSVAPLLNPFVYTLRNKQVKQAVSDIIKKTCIFLTQLRA